The nucleotide window TCTCCGCTTCCTCGTCGGGGATCTGGAGGTCGAACTCTTCCTCCAGCGCCATCACGAGCTCGACGACATCGAGCGAATCCGCGCCGAGATCCTCGACGAAAGATGCACTCTCGGTCACTTGGTCCTCGGTCACCCCCAACTGCTCCACCACGATCGCCTTCACACGCTCAAACGTCGATGCCATCGCCGCCTCCTGGAACGTCGCCGAACTTCGCGCAGCCTTCTATTTCATTACCATACCACCGTCCACGTTCAATACCTGTCCTGTGATGTAGGCAGCGGCCTCGCTCGCCAAAAACGCCACCGCCGGCGCGATCTCTTCCGCGGTGGCGGTACGGCCCAGAGGGATCTGCGCGACCAGAGCCCGCCGCTGCTCCTCCGTCAGTGCCTTCGTCAGACCGGCCTCGACGTACCCGGGCGCCACGGCGTTGACGGTGATGTTCCGCGACGCCACCTCGCGCGCCACCGCACGCGTGAACCCGATGATCCCGGCCTTCGCGGCGACGTAGTTCGCCTGGCCGGTGTTCCCGGCGATCCCTACCACCGACGTGATGTTGATGATCCGTCCCCAACGGACCCGCAGCATGTCGCGCAGGGCTTCCCGCGTGCACAGGAACGTCCCGGTCAGGTTCGTGTCCACCACGCGCTGCCAGTCCTCCAGCCGCATCCGTACGAGCAGCCCATCCCGGAGGGTCCCCGCGTTGTTCACGAGGATGTCGATCCGGCCGAACGCTTTCCTGGCTTCGCCGAACAGGCGCTCGACGTCCACCTCCTGCGACACGTCCCCGCCCACGCTGCGCGCGCGGCCCCCGGCCTGCAGGATCTCCGCCACCACGCGTTCGGCCCCCTCGCGGTTGGTGCCATAGTGCACCACAACCGCGGCCCCATCGCGCGCGAGGGCACGGCAGATGGCCCCGCCGATGGCCCCCGACCCACCCGTAACCAGTGCGACCCTTCCGTTCAGGCTCATCCGTTCACGCCCCCGTCGCGGCGGTTCCCTCCGACTTGGCGAGGAACGCCGCAGCCGTTTCGGCGAGCGACGCCGGGTCTTCCACGTGCAGCGTCCGAAGCCCTGCTGCGGTCCGCTTGATGAGACCCGACAGCACCGTGCCGGGCCCCAGCTCGACGAAGGCACCGACTCCGTCGGCGACCATGCGTTCGACCGACTGCACCCAGCGTACCGGTCGGGCTACCTGCTCGATCAGGGCGGCGCGAATCTCTCCGGCCCGCTGCACGGGGGCGGCGGTGATGTTGGCGACGACGGGAATGCGGGCATCGACGATGGGAACTGTCTCGAGCAGCGCGGCCAGCCGCTCGGCGGCCGGGCGCATCAACCGCGTGTGGAAGGGTGCAGAGACGGCCAGCAGCACGGCGCGGCGGGCGCCGGCTTGCTTGGCCAGCGCGATGGCACGCTCCACCGCTGCCCGGTCGCCTCCGATCACCGTCTGGCCGGGCGCGTTGTAGTTGGCGGGCTCGCACACGCCCGCCTCTTCGACTTCGCGGCAGAGTGCCTCCACGCGCTGCGCGTCCAGGCCCAGGATTGCGGCCATCGCGACATCACGGCCGGCCGTTGCCTCCTGCATGAACAGCCCCCGCTGGCGAACCACCCGGACCGCGTCCTCAAACTCCAAGGCGCCGGCGCAGACCAACGCCGAGTATTCCCCCAGGCTCAGCCCGGCGGCAACCCGGGGAGGGGGTATCCGCCCTTCTGCAGCCGCAAGGCACGCCAGGCTGGTAACCAAAATCGCCGGCTGAGTGTTGGCTGTCTGCTGGAGCAGCGCCTCGGGGCCAAAGCGACACAGATCGAGAAGGTCCTGACCGAGCACACGCGATGCTCGTTCGAACAGATCCGCCGCACCGGGGTGCGCCTGGGCGATCTTTACGCCCATGCCCACGTACTGGGCACCCTGCCCGGGAAAGACGTAGGCGATGGCGGCGTTTGTCATCCCCACCGGAGCGCGCACGACGCCCACGTCAGCCCGCCGCCGAACGCGACGAGCACGAGCAGGTCGCCCGGCCGGACGCGGCCTTCCTCAACCGCCTCGTACAGGGCGACGGGAACCGACGCGGACGAGGTATTCCCGTACTTGTGGACGTTGACGTAGAACTTCTCCATCGGCTGCCGCAGCCGTTCGGCCGCGGCCTGGATGATGCGAACGTTGGCCTGATGGGGGATGAACAGATCCACCTCGTCCACCGAGACCCCGGCGCGCGAGGCCGCTTCCTCGATCGCCTTTGGGATGATGCGGCTGGCGAACTTGAACACTTCTCGGCCGTTCATGGAGATGTAGTGCTGCCCCCGCTCCACGGTGTCGAACGATGCCGGCAGGCGGCTGCCCCCAGCGGGTTGCGAGATCAAGGGTGCGCCGCTGCCGTCCGCGCCCAGCCAGAACGACAAGATCCCGTGCGAGCCACCGGAGGGGACCATCACCGCCGCCCCCGCGCTGTCCCCGAACAGGACGCACGTGCTGCGGTCCTTCCAGTTCGTGATCCGGGATAGCGTCTCCGCACCCACGACGAGGATCTTGCGTGCCAGCCCGGACACCAGATGGGCGTGGGCGACCGCCATCGCGTACACGAAGCTGCTGCAGGCTGCAGAGACGTCCATCGCCCCCGCGTGGCGGGCACCGAGTCGATCCTGTACGATGCATGACGTCGCAGGGAACATCGTGTCCGGGGTGGCCGTACCGACTAGGATCAGATCCAGCTCGGTCGGATCGACCGACGCGGCCTCAAGCGCCTCGTGGGCCGCCTTTATCGCCAGATCGGACGTAGCCTCCCATTCGGCGGCCACTCGGCGCTCCTTGATGCCCGTGCGGACCGTGATCCACTCGTCGGTGGTGTCGACCAAGCGCTCGAGGTCGGAATTCGTGACGACCTTGTCGGGCACGTAACGCCCGAGCCCGACGATGCGCGAAGTGGGGTACACCGGTCCGCCTCCCGTTGTCGTTCCGACCTCTTGCCTTGTCGTCAGGTCGAAGTCAGCGCGTCGGCCGAGCTGGCCGCGGCACTCAGCCGGCGCATCTCCTCGTGGATGGTGTCGACGATCCGCTGCCGGACGCTGTCCTGGGCCACACAGACGGCGTTGTACACCGCCCGTGCGTCGGAGGACCCGTGGCCGATGACGCACACGCCCCGCACCCCGAGCAGTGGAGCGCCTCCATACTCGATGTAGTCGACCCGTCGCTGGAAGGCCCGCAGACGCGGGCGCAACAGCCAGGCGGCGAGCTTGGCCCGCGTCGAGCGACGCACCTCTTCGCGGATGATCCGGAAGAGGGCCAGCGCCATCCCCTCTCCCAGCTTGAGCAGGACGTTGCCCACGAATCCGTCGCACACGAGTACGTCGGCCTTCCCGAAGAACACGTCTCTGCCCTCGACGTGCCCGATGTAGTTCAGATCCGTCGCGCGCAGCAACTCCCCCGCCCGCAGCACCAGGTCGTTGCCCTTGGTTGCCTCCTCGCCGTTGCTGAGCAGCCCCAGACGGGGGGAGGGAATTCCCAGGACACGCTCCGCGTACACGCTCGCCATCAGCGCGAACTGCAGCAGGTGCCTCGGCTTGCAGTCCACGTTCGCCCCGACGTCGATCAGCACCATGCGCCCCGTCAGGTTGGGAAGCACCGCGGCAATCGCCGGTCGATCGACCCCCTCGATGCGCCCCAGGGTGAACAAGGCCGCGGCCATTGCCGCCCCGGTGTTGCCGGCGCTGAAGAACGCATCGGCCTGACCGCTCCGCACCAGTTCCAGAGCGCGTGTGATCGAGTTGTCGGGTTTGCGGCGCAGGGCGGTCGTGGGAGACTCGTGCATCTCGATCACCTGCGCGGCGTGCACGACGCGCACGCGAGGATCGGGGAACCGGTGGTAGGCCAGCTCCGCCCGTATGCGCTCGTCAGGACCCACCAGTACGACTTCGACTGCCAGATCGCGCGCGGCCCTCACCGCCCCGGCCACGATCTCGGCTGGCGCGTGGTCGCCACCCATGGCGTCGATCGCGATCCGCATCGAGTCCTCTTTCGGTCGACCGTCCGTCGGTCCGATCAGGTCGAAGCGCGGCGGTGCCTGGGCTGCTTGTCGTTACCCACCGGGACGACCTGACGGCCGTCGTACGTGCCGCACGACGGACAGACCCGGTGGGGTTGCTTCGGGGTCTTGCACCTCGGGCATGGTGCCAGCGTCGGTGCCACCGCGGCGAACCGCGCCCGGCGCCGCGCCACGCGGCTGTGGGAGTGGCGTCGCGAACGACTCATCCAGGCCTCCGTGGAGCCGTGGCCATCGGCCCTCCGGGCGAAGGGGCCTTCGTGCCACGGGAGATGCTTTCCAGAGCTCGCCAGCGGGCATCGGCCAGCTCGGTCCTGCAGCCGCAACCGGTGACGTTGCGATCGGCGCCGCAGACCGGGCACAGCCCCGCACAGTCGGCGCGGCACAGCGGCGCATAGGGCACCGCGAGCACCAGATGCTGACGCACCAACTCCGTCACGTCGACCTCGGCATACGGCGCGGGCATGACGAGCAAACCGCCGTCGGTCCACACGGCATCGCCCTGAGGCAGTCCCGGATCGAAGATTTCCTCGACCGTTGCGTCGATGGCCCCCGTAAACGTCCGCAGGCACCGCGAACACACCAGTTCGGCTTCGGCCCTCGCCCGGCCCGTCACGTACACCCGCCGGCCGACCCCGCGCAGTTCCACGTGCCCTTCTACCACCGCGCCGAAGGCGATGTCGGGCACGCCGGACGGAATCGCCGTCCGTATCGTCCGATGCACCACGGCGCCCGGGGCCGCAAAGACGTCCGAGAACGCAACTCGCATGACTTCCTGTCCGCCAACTTCGAAGATCATAGGTTTCGTCCGGCCCCCTGTCAAGGACGCAAACTCAGACGGGAAGCGGTTTTCAGGCTCCGGCACCGCGCGTGTGCGCGGTCAGCGATGCTGACGCTCGTCCAGCAGCTGCTTGCCCTTGCGGATGCTCATCAGAATCCGCAGCACGCCCTGCTCGAGGTCGTCGAGTACCTGACGGGCGTAGTCCTCCGCCCCGCGCTGCGTATCGTCCGCGCTCGCCCGCGCGCGTTCCAGGATCTCGTCCGCCTTGCGTTGCGCCTGCTGCACCACCTCGTGTTCTTCGGCCAGCCGCGCGCTGTGCTCCTGTGCGCGGACGACGATCGTGCGGGCCTCCTCCTGAGCCCGGTGCAGCAGTTGTTCCGCGGCAACCCGGAGCCGGTGGGCCTCGCTCATCTCGTGCGGGAGGCGTGCCCGGATCATCCTCAGCAGCGCCACCGCCTCTTTCTCGTCGACCATCCGTTTGTCCGTCAGCGGGACGGCGCCCCCACGCGTGATGAGGGTTTCCAGACGATCGAGCAACTCCAGAACGCTCTCCATGTCAGCCGCCGTTGCGCAACCGATCCCGCAAGGATCGCTCCACCGCTTGTGGGACCAGCCCGCGAACGCTGCCGCCCAGGGCCGCAACCTCCCGGATCAGCGTGGAGCTGAGGAACGCGTACTCCGGTCGCGTCGCCAAAAACACGGTCTCCAGATGCGGTGCCAGGTGGGCGTTGACCGCGGCCATCCGCATCTCGTATTCGAGATCGGCCGGGCCGCGCAGCCCCTTGACGATCACCGTCGCGCCGCAGCGCGCAGCGAATTCCACAGTCAGCCCGTCGAACGTCTCCACCCGCACCCGCGGCATGTGGCGCGTGGCCGCCCGGATCATGTCGGCGCGCTCCTCCAGCCCGAACAGCGGCCGCTTCTGGGCGTTTTCGGCGACGGCGACGATCAGATCAAACAGCCGGCAGGCGCGCTGGATGAGGTCCAGATGGCCGTTGTGGATGGGGTCGAAGGAACCGGGGTAGACCGCGGTCGTCAACACTCACCCCCGACCGTTGTCCTCGCGCACAAAGAAGAGGACGAGCGTCTCGCCGTATGCGCGCTCCCGCACACGGCGGAAGCCTCGGGGCGTGCGGATCGACTCCCCACGTCCCGCTTCCACCACGACCAACCCACCCGAGCCGACGATGCCGCTGTGCGAGAGCACGTCGAGCGCACGCTCCGCCCACCCGGCGCCGTAAGGGGGATCGCACAACACCACATCGAACGCCTCTCTCCGCTCGGCCAGCGTCCGGATCGCCCGCAGCGCGTCCGAGCGCCAGACCTCGCCGCGATCGGCGAACCCCGACGCCGCGAGGTTGTCTCGCAGCACACCGACCGCCCTGGGATCCCGCTCGACAAAGACCACGCAATCGGCGCCCCGGCTGAGGGCCTCGATGCCGAGCGTGCCCGCCCCGGCGAAGAGATCGAGCACACGCGCGCCGACGACGCGGTCGCCCAGCGCGTTGAAGATGGCCTCCCGGACGCGGTCCTGGGTGGGCCGGACCGCCCCGCCCCTAGGCACCCGGAGCCGTCGTCCCTTCGCCTCGCCCGCCGAGATCCTCAATGCGTACCTCGGGCGACTTCACCCTATCCTGCTGCCAGCAGCGAACGTGACTCGCCGTACCGCCGCAGCAGCACGTCTCGCAGCATTCGGTGCTGCGGCAGCGTCAGCGCCGCGTCCTGCTCGAGCGTCGCTGCGGCGACCCGCCGGGCCTCCTCGAGCAGGGTGACGTCACGGATCGGGTCGGCGATCCGCAGATCCGGCATCCCATGCTGCCGCGTGCCGAAGAACTCACCCGGCCCCCGCAGCTCCAGGTCGACCTGGGCGAGGCGGAATCCATCGTTGGTCTGGACCATCGCCTCGATGCGCCTCCGAGCCTCTTCGGTGGGCAACGCCGAGATTAGGATACAGTAGGAGCGCTCCGAACCGCGCCCGACACGGCCGCGCAGCTGGTGCAGCTGGGCGAGGCCGAAGCGGTCGGCGTCCTCGATGACCATCACCGTGGCGTTGGGGACGTCGATCCCCACCTCGATCACCGACGTGGCCACCAGGATCTGAATCCGCCTCGCGCGGAAGGCGTCCATGACCGCTTCCTTCTGCTGGACTGTCATGCGGCCGTGCAGAAGTCCCAGCGCCAGATCCGGGAAGACGTCGCGCTCTAGCCGCTCGTGCATCTCCGTCGCCGCCCGCGCCGCGAGCTTGTCCGACTCTTCCACCAGCGGGCACACGATGTATGCCTGGCGGCCGGCCGCGACCTCCTGGCGCAAGAACGCGTAGACGCGCTCGCGCTGCGACGGGAACCGGTGGTGGGTCCCGACGGGCTTGCGCCCCGGCGGCAGCTCGTCCAACACCGACACGTCCAGGTCGCCGTACAACGTCAGCGCCAGGGTGCGCGGGATCGGCGTCGCGGTCATCACCAAGACGTCCGGATCGTGCCCCTTTTCCCGCAGCGCCGCCCGCTGCATGACTCCGAACTTGTGCTGCTCGTCCACGACGACCAGCGCCAGCCTGTCGAAGACGACGTCCTCCTGCAACAACGCGTGAGTGCCGACCACCAAATCGGCCTCTCCCGAGGCAATCTGCGCTAGGCGTCCATCTCGTTCGGCCCCGCGCAGTCCGCCGGACAGCAGGACCGTCTGGATGCCCAGAGGTTCCAGCATGCGTCGGAAGGTCAGGTAGTGCTGCTCTGCGAGGATCTCGGTGGGGGCCATGACCGCCGCCTGGTGTCCTCCTTGCACGCACAGGACCACTGCGGCCGCGGCCACGACCGTCTTGCCGGATCCCACGTCGCCCTGGAGCAGACGGTTGACGGGGTGTGGCGAGTACATCTCGCGACGGATCTCCTCGATCACCCGAGATTGGGCTCCCGTCAGCGCGAACGGGAGGGATGCCACGAAGGCCTCCAGCAGGCTGCCGTCGGCACGGTAGCGGTGCGGCTTTCGGGAGGCGACGACACCTCGCCGCCGCAGGAGCAGCGCGAGCTGGAGTGCCAACAACTCGTCGAAAGCCAACCGGCGGCGGGCGCGTCCAGCCGACGCCGGATCATCCGGGAAGTGCACCGCGCCGATCGCTTCGGCCAGCGGCATGAGGTCGTGTGCAGACCGGATTTCCTCGGGCAGAGGATCTGGGACGTCGGCCGCGTAGCGCTCCACGGCACCGTGGACGATCCGCCGGATGAGCCGGGTGGACAGCCCTTCGCTGGCCGGGTGCACGGGCACGATTCGACCGGTATGAAGGGCGTCTTCGTCGCGACCCAGCAGCTCGACTTCAGGGTTCTCGATCTCGATCTGGCCGCGCCCGCGACGCACGCGCCCCCACAGCACGGCTTCGGTGCCCGGGGTGAGAGTCTTGTGGTAGTAGCGGCTGCCCCAGAACTTCGCGATCGCCAGTGCCGTGTTGTCCGTCACGTGGACCTCCGTGAGCGTCTTGCGGCCGCGCACGCGGTGCTGCACAACGCGCACGACCTTCACGTGGAACGTGCGGAACTCGCCGTGGGGGGCGGCGTGCAACGTGTCGAAGTTGCGGCGATCTTCGTAACGTCTGGGGAGGTGGTACAGGAGATCCTCGACCGTGCGGATCCCCAGGCGAGCTGCCAGCGCCTCAGCGAGCGAGGGGCCGACGCCCTTGAGGTACTGCACCGGCATGTTCGGATCGTACGCCGTGCGGGTCGACATCAATCGTTTGTTCGCCCTCTGCGGCCCATTTCCTGGCGTTTGCCGTCAGACCGGGGGCGTGCTAGAATGCGGCGGATCGTCGGGTGGCAGGAGGTCCTTCCATGGCCAGGCAGTGTGACGTCTGCGGCAAGCAGCCCACCAGCGGGCACAGCGTCTCCTTCAGCAACCGCCACACCAAGCGGCGGTTTGCCCCCAACCTGCAGCGGGTCCGTGCGGTGGTCGGCGGTGTCACCCGCCGGATCTACGCCTGCACCTCGTGCCTGAAAGCCGGAAAGGTCAAGCGCGCCGTCTGAGCCGCGCAACGAAACCGTCAGGATACCGGCCGCAGGCCTGGTCCCAAGCGCCCCAGCAGCTCCCGCAGCGCCTCCTCCCCAAGCAGGTAGACCTCTCCACAGAACCTGCAGCGCACCTCGGCCCTCCCCTCCTGTGCGAGCAGGGACCGGATCTCCTCGCACCCCAGGCTCAACAGGACACCCTCGACGCGTTCGCGCGAGCAGGTACAGCGAAAGCGCACGGCGCGCTCTTCGACCATGTGCATGCCCAGGTCGCCCAGTCCCATGCGCGCCAGGTCCGCCGGACCCATCCCCTGGCGCACCAGATGGGTTACGGGCGGCAGGGTCCGGACGTGCGCTTCCAGATACGCCACCGCCTCCGGATCAGCCCCGGGCATGACCTGTACGATGAAGCCACCCGCCGCCCCGACTCGTCCGTCCCGCTCCACGAGCACGCCCAGCGACACAACAGACGGGATCTGCTCGGAACGCGCGAGGTAGTGCGCCAGATCCTCACCGATCTCTCCGGAGACCAGCGGAGCGCTCCCGTGGTACGGATAGCGCAGTCCCAGATCCCGCGTCACGTGGATCGTGCCCCTGCCCACCGCCGCACCCACGTTGAGCTTGTGCCGCGATCGCGGAGGCAGATCGACTTCGGGGTTCTGCACGTACCCGCGGACATCGCCCGCAGCAGTACCGTCGGTCACGATGCCGCCCAGCGGTCCGTCGCCCAGCACGCGGATCGTGACCTTCTGCTCCCCCTTCAGCATGCCCGCCAGCAGCCCCGAAGCCGTCAGCGCCCGGCCCAGTGCGGCGGTTGCGGTGG belongs to Armatimonadota bacterium and includes:
- the hslO gene encoding Hsp33 family molecular chaperone HslO, with the protein product MNAVEGNMETLVRAVAGNRAVRVVASVTTRLVEEARSRQGSAPTATAALGRALTASGLLAGMLKGEQKVTIRVLGDGPLGGIVTDGTAAGDVRGYVQNPEVDLPPRSRHKLNVGAAVGRGTIHVTRDLGLRYPYHGSAPLVSGEIGEDLAHYLARSEQIPSVVSLGVLVERDGRVGAAGGFIVQVMPGADPEAVAYLEAHVRTLPPVTHLVRQGMGPADLARMGLGDLGMHMVEERAVRFRCTCSRERVEGVLLSLGCEEIRSLLAQEGRAEVRCRFCGEVYLLGEEALRELLGRLGPGLRPVS
- the rpmB gene encoding 50S ribosomal protein L28, which translates into the protein MARQCDVCGKQPTSGHSVSFSNRHTKRRFAPNLQRVRAVVGGVTRRIYACTSCLKAGKVKRAV
- the coaD gene encoding pantetheine-phosphate adenylyltransferase, giving the protein MLTTAVYPGSFDPIHNGHLDLIQRACRLFDLIVAVAENAQKRPLFGLEERADMIRAATRHMPRVRVETFDGLTVEFAARCGATVIVKGLRGPADLEYEMRMAAVNAHLAPHLETVFLATRPEYAFLSSTLIREVAALGGSVRGLVPQAVERSLRDRLRNGG
- the fabD gene encoding ACP S-malonyltransferase; translated protein: MGVVRAPVGMTNAAIAYVFPGQGAQYVGMGVKIAQAHPGAADLFERASRVLGQDLLDLCRFGPEALLQQTANTQPAILVTSLACLAAAEGRIPPPRVAAGLSLGEYSALVCAGALEFEDAVRVVRQRGLFMQEATAGRDVAMAAILGLDAQRVEALCREVEEAGVCEPANYNAPGQTVIGGDRAAVERAIALAKQAGARRAVLLAVSAPFHTRLMRPAAERLAALLETVPIVDARIPVVANITAAPVQRAGEIRAALIEQVARPVRWVQSVERMVADGVGAFVELGPGTVLSGLIKRTAAGLRTLHVEDPASLAETAAAFLAKSEGTAATGA
- the fabG gene encoding 3-oxoacyl-[acyl-carrier-protein] reductase, producing the protein MSLNGRVALVTGGSGAIGGAICRALARDGAAVVVHYGTNREGAERVVAEILQAGGRARSVGGDVSQEVDVERLFGEARKAFGRIDILVNNAGTLRDGLLVRMRLEDWQRVVDTNLTGTFLCTREALRDMLRVRWGRIINITSVVGIAGNTGQANYVAAKAGIIGFTRAVAREVASRNITVNAVAPGYVEAGLTKALTEEQRRALVAQIPLGRTATAEEIAPAVAFLASEAAAYITGQVLNVDGGMVMK
- the rpmF gene encoding 50S ribosomal protein L32; translation: MSRSRRHSHSRVARRRARFAAVAPTLAPCPRCKTPKQPHRVCPSCGTYDGRQVVPVGNDKQPRHRRAST
- the plsX gene encoding phosphate acyltransferase PlsX — protein: MRIAIDAMGGDHAPAEIVAGAVRAARDLAVEVVLVGPDERIRAELAYHRFPDPRVRVVHAAQVIEMHESPTTALRRKPDNSITRALELVRSGQADAFFSAGNTGAAMAAALFTLGRIEGVDRPAIAAVLPNLTGRMVLIDVGANVDCKPRHLLQFALMASVYAERVLGIPSPRLGLLSNGEEATKGNDLVLRAGELLRATDLNYIGHVEGRDVFFGKADVLVCDGFVGNVLLKLGEGMALALFRIIREEVRRSTRAKLAAWLLRPRLRAFQRRVDYIEYGGAPLLGVRGVCVIGHGSSDARAVYNAVCVAQDSVRQRIVDTIHEEMRRLSAAASSADALTST
- a CDS encoding acyl carrier protein, which produces MASTFERVKAIVVEQLGVTEDQVTESASFVEDLGADSLDVVELVMALEEEFDLQIPDEEAEKIQTVGQAVQYIEAHAGAAKET
- the rsmD gene encoding 16S rRNA (guanine(966)-N(2))-methyltransferase RsmD codes for the protein MRISAGEAKGRRLRVPRGGAVRPTQDRVREAIFNALGDRVVGARVLDLFAGAGTLGIEALSRGADCVVFVERDPRAVGVLRDNLAASGFADRGEVWRSDALRAIRTLAERREAFDVVLCDPPYGAGWAERALDVLSHSGIVGSGGLVVVEAGRGESIRTPRGFRRVRERAYGETLVLFFVREDNGRG
- a CDS encoding beta-ketoacyl-ACP synthase III yields the protein MYPTSRIVGLGRYVPDKVVTNSDLERLVDTTDEWITVRTGIKERRVAAEWEATSDLAIKAAHEALEAASVDPTELDLILVGTATPDTMFPATSCIVQDRLGARHAGAMDVSAACSSFVYAMAVAHAHLVSGLARKILVVGAETLSRITNWKDRSTCVLFGDSAGAAVMVPSGGSHGILSFWLGADGSGAPLISQPAGGSRLPASFDTVERGQHYISMNGREVFKFASRIIPKAIEEAASRAGVSVDEVDLFIPHQANVRIIQAAAERLRQPMEKFYVNVHKYGNTSSASVPVALYEAVEEGRVRPGDLLVLVAFGGGLTWASCALRWG
- the recG gene encoding ATP-dependent DNA helicase RecG, translating into MSTRTAYDPNMPVQYLKGVGPSLAEALAARLGIRTVEDLLYHLPRRYEDRRNFDTLHAAPHGEFRTFHVKVVRVVQHRVRGRKTLTEVHVTDNTALAIAKFWGSRYYHKTLTPGTEAVLWGRVRRGRGQIEIENPEVELLGRDEDALHTGRIVPVHPASEGLSTRLIRRIVHGAVERYAADVPDPLPEEIRSAHDLMPLAEAIGAVHFPDDPASAGRARRRLAFDELLALQLALLLRRRGVVASRKPHRYRADGSLLEAFVASLPFALTGAQSRVIEEIRREMYSPHPVNRLLQGDVGSGKTVVAAAAVVLCVQGGHQAAVMAPTEILAEQHYLTFRRMLEPLGIQTVLLSGGLRGAERDGRLAQIASGEADLVVGTHALLQEDVVFDRLALVVVDEQHKFGVMQRAALREKGHDPDVLVMTATPIPRTLALTLYGDLDVSVLDELPPGRKPVGTHHRFPSQRERVYAFLRQEVAAGRQAYIVCPLVEESDKLAARAATEMHERLERDVFPDLALGLLHGRMTVQQKEAVMDAFRARRIQILVATSVIEVGIDVPNATVMVIEDADRFGLAQLHQLRGRVGRGSERSYCILISALPTEEARRRIEAMVQTNDGFRLAQVDLELRGPGEFFGTRQHGMPDLRIADPIRDVTLLEEARRVAAATLEQDAALTLPQHRMLRDVLLRRYGESRSLLAAG
- a CDS encoding DUF177 domain-containing protein, translated to MIFEVGGQEVMRVAFSDVFAAPGAVVHRTIRTAIPSGVPDIAFGAVVEGHVELRGVGRRVYVTGRARAEAELVCSRCLRTFTGAIDATVEEIFDPGLPQGDAVWTDGGLLVMPAPYAEVDVTELVRQHLVLAVPYAPLCRADCAGLCPVCGADRNVTGCGCRTELADARWRALESISRGTKAPSPGGPMATAPRRPG